A stretch of DNA from Triticum dicoccoides isolate Atlit2015 ecotype Zavitan chromosome 2A, WEW_v2.0, whole genome shotgun sequence:
GCATAAATATTaccccctctgtcccataatgtaagacgttttttgacactagctagagtcaaaaaacgtcttacattatgggacagagggagtacttatcaATGATTTATGAAACAAGGTTTGCTTGGAAAATTTTAATTAAATCAATACAACTTGCAGTTCTGCCTTCTCCAATTGGTTAATGTGATTATAAACTTATAATTTATAAACAGTTTAAGTTGAAAGAAACTAACTTCTTGCCTAGAGATGAATGTGTACGCTGCTCTCAAATCCCAATTCTAATAAAGAGGCTTTTTACAACATGAGCTAGATCTGTTGGTCCAGTATTTGTTTAGGCATGTCATATAGTCGTGTGACTTTTCTTATCTACGATGACCTTAGAGACCAAAACACCCCATATGTTAACATTGATGTGAAACATGATAAGTATGATTAAGCAACCCAGAACTCAAGAGCAGGGAACAAAGAAGTGCATGAACTATGCAAAGAACCATCTGCGTATTACATCTAGTGAAAGTCTACATTGATTGCTATGTACTCATGTAGTGTGaagaacactcttatattatgggacagagggagtataagtcAATGAATTTATTTATTGAAGCACTCACAGAATTGCCATCATTTGAAGATATGCGATGTAGCTTGTCATCCGATCACCTGAGACAAAAAACAGAGTTATAAATTTCTCATATCATTGTAGCCGTTAAAACACTAATACAGCTATTATTCTAGTCACTAAAATACATGAGCTACTCAAATAAAGATTCAAAAGCCTCTCACTCTGAATATATTTTCCATACATAGAAAATTCCTCCAACCAGGCTCTAACAGTACGATGGGTCTACAAAATATTTTTAAATAGACCAAGTACACAATAAATAATGTAACTACAAAGAGCCTCAATTAAATTTATCTTGCTTTTTTAAGGGGTTaaatttttcttgctgaaaatgtaaGCAGCTAGCATTAAAAAAGATGCTTCATGCTAGTAATACTCTTCTTATGTTTTCTTTTGTCttgtgtggtctatttttttttagaaaattgtAGAACCATCATCTGTAATCTTAGGGACGCTGTGTGGTACGGTTGTTTCATGCACCTACGATttatatctctatctctatcttttTCTGGCCATATGGGATTACTTGCTGCATGCACTGGATGAATTTTAGCGTTGATATGACCACGTCACGTGCATGGGTTTTGGGCTTGATGTGACCACATGCATGGGAGTAGTAGATCATGTGTCTAGTTGCATAGGAATTGGTGACCATTTTGTTCTCTTACTGGCTGGTCTAGCCATTTTTTCCTGCTTGCATGCGTATAACATGGTAGGTATTGCCAGAATTTTCAAGAGTTCATTTTTGGAGTTTAATGTAGCTGATTTTCCCTCAGATTTTTGTATGCGTGCCGTCAATAGCCTTGACATATAATTTTTGTTAATGGTGCGCTAAGTTGTTGTCACAATTTAAAAGAAGATAATATACATTGATCAACTCACCTTGAATGAAAATTATAGTGAAAAAGGAAAGGAGAAACGGAAAAGCTCACTTAAGCCTTCAAGGTCATCTTTTGAAGCGAGATGAGATCAAAAAAAGAGATGGTCAAATTCCTGAGAGGAGACAGCGGATGATACCATGCTCGTGGCGACCTCGCAAGCGCCCTGCTGCACCACGCTCTGGGCGACCTTGCCCGGCGCCATGACACACTCTCATGACGCTTCGCGTAGGCGAAATCCATGCTACGGTTTCGTCGTCCCCTGAGGCCCTGATGCCGGGCGTGAGATCACAAAGACACGACGCCTCTTTTGCGTCTACAACATACAATCCGCGAGCGTGAGGCAGCTCACGGGGCGCCACGCCAGGGTGCATGGCCAAGAGCGAGCTGGACAGTCGATGTATGCTCAGTTTCTTGCAGCTGCGCGGAGGTGGGCACAAGGGAAGCTAGGGGCGCCATATCGCGTCCGCTTCGACAGTAGCCTAGCCGAGGCGCCATATCGCGTTCGTTTCGATAGCACGGGGCGACGGGGCACCGGCGGTCCGGGTGGGCGCGGGTCAAGGCGCAGGCAACACGGGGCGACTGGCAGCCTGGCAGGTCGAGCACGAGGCACGCCTGTGCGGCATAGAATGGCAGGGTGCCGTAGCCGATGGCCTAGGCAGGCGTGAGATCGAGCCGGCGGCAAGCTGCGAGCTCGAGCTCGGAAACATTATCATCGCATGCACTCGTGACGACGTTGATGACACAGATGACGGCAACGCCGCGTCGCCGTGGCCTGAGTTCTGTCATAGCTTCCTCTCCTCGGCCGTGGCCTCCGCAGTTAGCACATGCCTCCCGTACACCGTCTCCCTTTGCATGCCGCAGTGATCTGGTTGGCGATCACAATCGGCCAGCAGGCGATGGGGCAAGTGAAGAACCGACACGCGATGGGGCAGTGAAGAACCGGCAGGTtgcggtggtgggaggggtagagaAGCCCATGCAGGCTGCAGCCATCCCTCCAACGGCGGACGGCGtgtgatatattgcttccccttatGCGACATCGTTGCGGCGCCGTCGTGTTGCCAGATCTCTGCAGCTGCGACGGATCATAAACTCAGCACGAAATGGAGTGATCAGGAAAAAGGAATCATCAAGGAGAAAGACGGAGGGAAGGAGAGACATGAGGCGAGGGCATCCTGCCGCCGCTGCCCTCTTGTGCTGCCGTTGCTCGCTGCATCCTGCGGACCCCCTTATTTATACGTGAAGGATGCACATCTAAGAAGAAGGCAACCGGCAATCCAGAATCAACCAACAAACCGGCCGGACAGCGTGTCGACACCAACCGCCCATACACCCATGCATGCATCAGCGGCAGTCCAACAAAAGATAAACACGTAGGGCAAACTCAGATAAAGCACCAGACCAGCACCgcatgcaaggtccatccaagaaaagaaagaaaaaaagactgGAAACATCCAGCGAGGGGAATTCTTGAGAAGCCCACCAAAGCGGCAGCCATCCATATTTCGTACAAAGAAGCAAAAAATCTGCCAGGAGATGAACTTACCCGCACAAAACAGAAAATACTAAATGAACCAAACCAAGCTGCACACATGTTCAAAAAATTTGAAATGAAAACCTAGACACACCACTCATTTCTACACATCCACGTACCAAAATAATACACGTGCCAGATTCAAACCTACCCAAGAGTCACTTTCACCCAAGTGGGTGAATCTTGGAGCGAAAAGCTCCCGGATATAGAGGCTTGGGTAtttttcttttttaattttttggacctTTTTTTTTATTTCCATCCCGCCTTGAATTTCTGGAAAAGGGCCCTGCTTAGGACATTCTAATGGATTCTACACATTTGAGTCCCTGATACATGCGGTTGTGAGCAACACAATCATAATATAGTGCAAATTCTATTAATTCTATAGATCAACATTAGGATTGCCATCTAACTATACGATTGAACTTCTATCAATTACCAGTGTGGGTAAACATTCGAACAAAAATGCTAACCGTGCGGACAAATACGGGATTTTTACACCCCGCAAAAAGGGGGATTTTACAGTTTCCCCGGGGGGTGGACCGGCACCCTCACCTATTAACCAATCACAAGCTGGTAAATAAATCCTCGTTGTAAAACCCAGTAACTTATTCGTACGTGCAACATTACTGTCTTTCCAACAGACTACATATTATTGTATTCCACTAATGATCAATCAGATTTTTAAACATATTATGCTTAAGTATGCTTTGAGACACATAATTCTTACAATAAAGATAAGTAAGATTTCCATTTTATCCATCATAGTCCCCAGCAGCAAACTTGTCCTCGGGATAGAACACAGCAAACACCTGCCTCCCCTCAAACCACATCCAATGCAACATCGTCTTGGAATATGCTGCGCTGTCGATATCGGCGTATTCCAGAAACACCTACAATGCAACAAAAATGTTGATTAATTCCCCTCTTCGCTATGTCTCATCTCATCACACCAAATAAAACCAGGAGGACACATGTACGCAAGTACCTTGccaactccggcgaccggagcgcCGCTGGGGTCCGGCCGTGGGACGACGGTCCTCCTGAGTTTACCGCCGGATCTCTGTCCTTCCGCCGTCATCCTCCAGCAAAACTTTTGGTAGTACTCATCGTCTTCTAGCTGGTCTGGAGAAAACATTTGGCTCAAGCATAGCACCCTTGTCGTCCCATCTTCGTACACGGGCCTCTGCTTAATCAGCCAGAGTCAGAAACTGATTTTAGTTAACAATTTATAGCCCAGCGTGAAGGCACAAAAGGAGTCCAAATGAGTCAATACTAATTACCCGAAAACCTCCGAGAGGAACTGGCCTATAGTAAAAAAGCCATGAACATGGAGGACCCTGCACACAGAATGTCGTTAATTGTTTATCAGTTTTGCGGGGTGAAACAGCCGTTAACCTAAATAAATAGGACGAACAAATAACCTAAATAAATAGGGAAACAATCAAACAAGCCATATGTACCTGCGGTGTCATGCTGTATGGTGACTGGTAGATGACTGGAATCAGCTGGTCCATACAAATTAGACAGGGAGAATATATTAGTATGCTAATAAAATAAGATCATAATATTAAGAGTTTGACAAATTATTAAGCGAGCGGATGCAGAAAGTTTTTTTCTTTCTCCCGTGGCGAAATCCCTGGGAGTGGAAGTGAAACCCTAACTAATCGACAGAGATCATATACTATGCGAGATCGGCGGGATGCGCGAACCTCCTGGGAGCCGCCGTCGGCCGGCGGGGAGAGGT
This window harbors:
- the LOC119359025 gene encoding splicing factor U2af large subunit A-like, producing the protein MANHGDLSPPADGGSQELIPVIYQSPYSMTPQGPPCSWLFYYRPVPLGGFRRPVYEDGTTRVLCLSQMFSPDQLEDDEYYQKFCWRMTAEGQRSGGKLRRTVVPRPDPSGAPVAGVGKVFLEYADIDSAAYSKTMLHWMWFEGRQVFAVFYPEDKFAAGDYDG